The proteins below come from a single Zea mays cultivar B73 chromosome 8, Zm-B73-REFERENCE-NAM-5.0, whole genome shotgun sequence genomic window:
- the LOC103635632 gene encoding uncharacterized protein has product MDGYSNLALSPPTPTPTPTASGAPRAARPSMELTNTKETKAWEGLAIGAVTLARTFSTGSHRFCRSGSERRNHSRSGLLRRAFSMRRHPAGLLGAGDGYWRIHDMDGDSDRGGGGGTVVVEEHGEGEEGDEDEAAAAEEEVQKNKKTEQRDEDAAAGKGKEEAAAERRDKKKRRGGIFKACKKLFRL; this is encoded by the coding sequence ATGGATGGCTACAGCAACCTGGCCTTGTCCCCTCCGACTCCGACTCCGACTCCGACGGCGAGCGGCGCTCCCAGGGCGGCGAGGCCGTCGATGGAGCTGACCAACACGAAGGAGACCAAGGCGTGGGAGGGCCTGGCCATCGGCGCGGTCACGCTGGCCCGGACCTTCTCCACGGGCTCGCACAGGTTCTGCAGGTCCGGCAGCGAGAGGAGGAACCATAGCCGGAGCGGCCTGCTGAGGCGGGCCTTCTCCATGCGCCGCCACCCCGCGGGCCTCCTCGGCGCCGGGGACGGGTACTGGAGGATCCACGACATGGACGGGGACAGCGaccgcggcggtggcggtggcacgGTCGTCGTCGAGGAGCACGGCGAGGGCGAGGAAGGAGACGAAGACGAAGCAGCGGCTGCCGAGGAGGAGGTGCAGAAGAACAAGAAGACGGAGCAGCGAGACGAGGACGCGGCGGCAGGGAAAGGGAAGGAGGAAGCGGCCGCCGAGCGGAGGGACAAGAAGAAGCGGCGGGGTGGCATCTTCAAGGCGTGCAAGAAGCTTTTCCGGTTGTAG